The Streptomyces sp. CC0208 genome window below encodes:
- a CDS encoding glycoside hydrolase family 15 protein, which yields MDRYPPIAEHGLVGDLQTAALVSSQGVVDWFAAPRFDSPSIFAALLDHDGGGYMRLAPEHPDAACKQLYYPDTAILVTRFMSPDGVGEVVDFMPPDLTRTATDRHTLIRLVRAVRGTVDFTLECRPRFDYGRAGHQLELDGNSGLFRSPGMDAHLQTTFPLERDGQDVRGRVRLKAGESGGAVFTVCASGGQAPSPLTVDGLTAQLDDTGLFWQNWLRQSRYRGRWPELVHRSVITLKLLTYAPTGALIAAATMGLPEQVGGERNWDYRFTWVRDSALSVRAMLDLGFVEEATAFLHWLVDRLQEREGKEEEPLQTMYRVDGNPDLPEETLEHFEGYRGSAPVRIGNGAADQLQLDIYGEALYALSQGREIAQQATYRGWKTMARTLDWLADHWDRPDEGIWETRGGRQDFTYSRVMSWAAFDHGLSLADHFRRPADLEKWRGARDAVLEQVMERGWSDQEGAFVQHYGSDVLDASLLLMPRVQFIAPRDPAWLATLDAMDRKLVSDSLVYRYDPAASPDGLRGSEGTFSLCTFLYVDALARAGRLPQARYTFEKMQTYANHVGLFAEEIGPSGEQLGNFPQAFTHLSLIMAATTLDEALDAEQGR from the coding sequence ATGGACCGCTACCCTCCCATCGCCGAACACGGCCTGGTGGGCGACCTGCAGACGGCCGCGCTCGTCTCGTCGCAAGGCGTCGTGGACTGGTTCGCGGCTCCCCGGTTCGACTCGCCCAGCATCTTCGCCGCCCTGCTCGACCACGACGGCGGCGGGTACATGCGGCTGGCCCCCGAGCACCCCGACGCGGCCTGCAAGCAGCTCTACTACCCCGACACGGCCATTTTGGTGACCCGCTTCATGTCACCGGACGGGGTGGGCGAGGTGGTCGACTTCATGCCTCCCGACCTGACTCGTACCGCCACCGATCGTCACACCCTGATACGCCTCGTACGTGCCGTGCGAGGCACCGTCGACTTCACGCTCGAATGCCGGCCGCGCTTCGACTACGGCCGGGCCGGGCACCAGCTGGAACTCGACGGGAACAGCGGCCTCTTCCGGTCCCCAGGGATGGACGCGCACCTGCAGACCACCTTCCCGCTGGAGCGGGACGGCCAGGACGTACGCGGCAGGGTGAGGCTGAAGGCCGGCGAGTCGGGGGGCGCCGTGTTCACCGTCTGCGCGTCCGGTGGCCAGGCACCCTCGCCCCTCACCGTCGACGGGCTGACCGCGCAGCTCGACGACACCGGCCTCTTCTGGCAGAACTGGCTGCGCCAGTCCCGCTATCGCGGCCGCTGGCCCGAACTGGTCCACCGTTCCGTCATCACCCTCAAGCTCCTCACCTACGCACCCACCGGCGCCCTCATCGCGGCGGCCACCATGGGGCTGCCCGAGCAGGTGGGCGGAGAGCGCAACTGGGACTACCGGTTCACCTGGGTGCGCGACAGCGCGCTGTCCGTGCGCGCCATGCTGGACCTCGGTTTCGTCGAGGAGGCCACCGCCTTCCTCCACTGGCTGGTCGACAGGCTGCAGGAGCGCGAGGGGAAGGAAGAAGAGCCGCTGCAGACGATGTACCGGGTGGACGGCAACCCCGACCTGCCCGAGGAGACGCTCGAACACTTCGAGGGCTACCGCGGCTCCGCCCCTGTCCGCATCGGCAACGGAGCCGCCGACCAGCTCCAACTGGACATCTACGGTGAGGCCCTCTACGCCCTGTCCCAGGGCCGCGAGATCGCGCAGCAGGCCACCTACCGGGGATGGAAGACGATGGCCAGGACGCTGGACTGGCTCGCCGACCACTGGGACCGGCCGGACGAGGGTATCTGGGAGACCCGCGGCGGGCGCCAGGACTTCACCTACAGCCGCGTGATGTCCTGGGCCGCCTTCGACCACGGGCTGAGCCTGGCCGACCACTTCCGCAGGCCCGCCGACCTGGAGAAGTGGCGCGGCGCCAGGGACGCCGTCCTGGAGCAGGTCATGGAACGCGGCTGGAGCGATCAAGAGGGCGCCTTCGTCCAGCACTACGGCAGCGACGTCCTGGACGCTTCCCTGCTGCTCATGCCGAGGGTCCAGTTCATCGCCCCCAGGGACCCGGCCTGGCTCGCCACCCTCGACGCGATGGACCGCAAGCTCGTCTCCGACAGCCTCGTCTACCGCTACGACCCGGCGGCCTCGCCGGACGGGCTGCGCGGCTCGGAGGGCACTTTCAGTCTGTGCACGTTCCTCTACGTCGACGCGCTGGCCAGGGCAGGACGGCTGCCCCAAGCCCGGTACACCTTCGAGAAGATGCAGACGTACGCCAATCATGTCGGGCTGTTCGCCGAGGAGATCGGTCCGAGCGGGGAGCAACTGGGCAACTTCCCGCAGGCGTTCACCCACCTGTCGCTCATCATGGCGGCCACCACGCTCGACGAGGCGCTCGACGCCGAGCAAGGGCGCTGA
- a CDS encoding cyclase family protein: MATRARPAQAPRLTEDEFDVLYRRLLSRSAWASGDRGALDALTPARVVAATQEVRTGRTVTLAAPVETRPGPDNPEPARHRMSGWPGEDAAGGLHFARDSFAMNVHGDADSHIDALCHVVYDGTLHGGVSASSVTADGATTLSIEAARDGIVGRGVLLDIPRLRGVPWLEPGDHVTADDLAAAETAQHLRVGEGDILLVRVGHRRRRAELGPWHAARERAGLHPSALEFLADRRIALLGGDGNNDTAPSSTEGVEFPVHVLAVHAMGLHLLDYLQFEDLAPVCEAEGRWSFLCVIAPLRLPDATGSPVNPIAVL; this comes from the coding sequence GTGGCCACCCGGGCCCGTCCGGCACAAGCGCCACGGCTCACCGAGGACGAGTTCGACGTGCTGTACCGGCGCCTGCTCTCACGCTCCGCCTGGGCGTCGGGGGACCGGGGCGCTCTGGACGCGCTCACTCCTGCCCGGGTGGTGGCCGCCACCCAGGAGGTGCGGACCGGCCGCACGGTGACGCTCGCCGCGCCGGTGGAGACACGGCCCGGCCCGGACAATCCGGAGCCCGCGAGACACCGGATGAGCGGGTGGCCCGGCGAAGACGCCGCCGGCGGCCTGCACTTCGCGAGGGACAGCTTCGCGATGAACGTGCACGGTGACGCCGACAGCCATATCGACGCCCTGTGCCATGTGGTCTACGACGGCACCCTGCACGGCGGCGTGTCCGCGAGCAGCGTCACGGCGGACGGGGCCACCACGCTCTCCATCGAGGCGGCGCGCGACGGGATCGTCGGACGGGGCGTGCTGCTGGACATCCCGCGGCTGCGCGGCGTGCCGTGGCTCGAGCCGGGTGATCACGTGACCGCCGACGACCTCGCCGCGGCCGAGACGGCCCAACACCTCCGCGTGGGGGAGGGGGACATCCTCCTCGTCCGGGTGGGCCACCGCCGCCGCCGCGCCGAACTCGGTCCCTGGCACGCGGCACGTGAGCGTGCCGGGCTCCACCCGTCCGCGCTGGAGTTCCTCGCGGACCGGCGGATCGCCCTGCTCGGAGGCGACGGCAACAACGACACCGCCCCGAGTTCCACCGAGGGCGTCGAGTTCCCCGTGCATGTCCTGGCGGTGCATGCCATGGGCCTTCACCTGCTGGACTACCTGCAGTTCGAGGACCTGGCACCGGTCTGCGAGGCGGAGGGACGCTGGTCCTTCCTCTGCGTGATCGCCCCGCTGAGGCTGCCGGACGCCACCGGGTCACCGGTCAACCCGATCGCGGTCCTGTGA
- a CDS encoding gluconokinase yields MPTVVVVMGVSGSGKSTVGRLLAQRLAVPFLEADDVHPAANRAKMAGGHPLDDEDRRPWLSSIADWIRDELDAGRGGVVACSALKHEYRRLFLGAGAGVWFLYLELDQGMADRRVAGRADHFMPARLVASQYATLEPLRPDEPGLTVDAMTDPQTIVDQAVRAVRETG; encoded by the coding sequence GTGCCCACGGTCGTGGTCGTCATGGGTGTCTCGGGTTCGGGCAAGTCCACCGTGGGACGACTGCTCGCCCAGCGGCTCGCGGTCCCCTTTCTGGAGGCGGACGACGTCCACCCGGCCGCGAACCGCGCCAAGATGGCCGGCGGCCACCCACTGGACGACGAGGATCGGCGCCCCTGGCTGTCGTCCATCGCCGACTGGATCCGGGACGAACTCGACGCGGGCCGGGGCGGGGTGGTGGCGTGTTCGGCCCTCAAGCACGAGTACCGGCGTCTGTTCCTCGGTGCGGGCGCGGGCGTGTGGTTCCTGTATCTGGAGCTCGACCAGGGGATGGCCGACCGACGGGTCGCGGGCCGTGCGGACCATTTCATGCCCGCCCGGCTGGTGGCCTCCCAGTACGCCACCCTCGAACCGCTGCGGCCGGACGAGCCCGGCCTGACCGTCGACGCGATGACCGACCCGCAGACCATCGTCGACCAGGCGGTGCGCGCCGTCCGGGAAACGGGGTGA
- a CDS encoding cytochrome d ubiquinol oxidase subunit II translates to MADFIAWVLVLAIAAYACAGGTDYGAGFWDLLAGGAERGKRSRWLIDHAMAPVWEVNNVWLIFILVIMWTGFPTLFQTVFSAMWLPLALAAVGLVLRGAGFALRKPTRRLAQQRIYGAVFAISSLLTPFFFGAVLGGIASGRVKPGTTASTDAWANGTSVLVGLLAIAATAFLGAVFLCSDALRFGADDLVDYFRVRVLIAFAVVVVLALIALPVTHNDARYVWDGLTGGLGLLLVILAAVCGLATVLLVWRRSYGWSRHTSVASVALVVGAWGCAQRPYLLPESLTVAEAAGAAHTLRWLVIVTAVAIVLVGPALVLLYRLDTMGELEELSDADTRAARAPGDNL, encoded by the coding sequence ATGGCCGACTTCATCGCATGGGTACTGGTGCTCGCGATCGCCGCCTACGCCTGCGCCGGAGGCACCGACTACGGCGCGGGCTTCTGGGATCTCCTGGCCGGCGGCGCGGAGCGGGGCAAGCGGTCCCGTTGGCTGATCGACCACGCCATGGCACCGGTCTGGGAGGTCAACAACGTCTGGTTGATCTTCATTCTGGTGATCATGTGGACCGGTTTCCCGACGCTATTCCAGACCGTCTTCTCCGCGATGTGGCTGCCGCTCGCCCTGGCCGCCGTCGGACTGGTCCTCCGCGGCGCCGGGTTCGCCCTGCGCAAGCCGACCCGCCGCCTGGCCCAACAACGGATCTACGGCGCGGTGTTCGCCATCTCGTCGCTGCTCACGCCGTTCTTCTTCGGGGCGGTGCTCGGTGGCATCGCCTCCGGCCGGGTCAAGCCCGGCACCACCGCCTCCACGGACGCCTGGGCCAACGGCACCTCCGTCCTCGTGGGGCTGCTGGCCATCGCCGCCACCGCGTTCCTCGGAGCGGTCTTCCTGTGTTCCGACGCCCTGCGGTTCGGCGCCGACGACCTTGTCGACTACTTCCGGGTGCGGGTGTTGATCGCCTTCGCCGTGGTGGTCGTCCTCGCACTCATCGCCTTGCCTGTCACCCACAACGACGCCCGGTATGTCTGGGACGGCCTCACCGGCGGCCTGGGACTGCTGTTGGTCATTCTGGCCGCGGTCTGCGGTCTGGCCACGGTGCTGCTCGTGTGGCGCCGGTCGTACGGCTGGTCCCGCCATACCTCGGTGGCGAGCGTCGCGCTGGTCGTCGGCGCCTGGGGCTGCGCGCAGCGGCCGTACCTGCTGCCCGAGTCCCTGACGGTGGCCGAGGCGGCCGGGGCCGCCCATACTCTGCGCTGGCTGGTGATCGTCACGGCCGTCGCGATCGTGTTGGTCGGTCCGGCGCTGGTACTCCTCTACCGGCTCGACACGATGGGTGAGCTGGAGGAGCTCAGCGACGCCGACACCCGGGCCGCCCGGGCCCCCGGCGACAACCTGTAG
- a CDS encoding cytochrome ubiquinol oxidase subunit I has translation MLSTAALLTNSTPAQLLPARELMAFTLATHILLVPFGVALPFITLLMHHRALRRDDAVALKLARRWSAVMAVQFAIGIITGTVLSFEFGLLWPGMMGRWGDVFGLGFGVEAWAFFLEAVLIAIYLYGWRRLKPWTHFWLAVPLPLAALMGAFGIIAANSWMNTPQGFSLDSQGKPIHVDVRQAIFTPMFGPEYWHFVVAMLLTAGYVVAGVYAVGWLRGRRDRYHRLGFTLPFTVAAILTPVQFMLGDSAARAVFHKQPIKFAATEIVWKTDTHVPEYMFGRLNSDGTISGGLKIPQLDSILAGFKPSTQVTGLTSVPASDRPTAVQATIAHWAFDIMVTIGSLLILLALWYAWSWWRHRDNPGSRWFYRCAALAGLACLVTVECGWITTEVGRQPWIVYQHMRVSEAVTSTRAGSLWAMLGIVVVVYVAVIGAFLAVVLKMRTRWRIADEGSAAARAELSPETDTPYGPRSEPEPTASGAAPGGTSGRTFGGES, from the coding sequence ATGCTCAGCACCGCTGCCCTTCTGACGAACAGCACTCCGGCCCAACTCCTCCCGGCCCGGGAGCTGATGGCCTTCACCCTGGCCACGCACATCCTGCTGGTCCCCTTCGGCGTGGCACTGCCGTTCATCACGCTGCTCATGCACCACCGGGCACTCCGCCGCGATGACGCCGTCGCCCTCAAACTCGCCCGGCGCTGGTCGGCGGTGATGGCTGTCCAGTTCGCGATCGGCATCATCACCGGCACCGTGCTGTCCTTCGAGTTCGGCCTGCTGTGGCCGGGCATGATGGGCCGCTGGGGAGACGTCTTCGGCCTCGGGTTCGGCGTCGAGGCGTGGGCGTTCTTCCTGGAGGCCGTCCTGATCGCCATCTACCTCTACGGCTGGCGCCGGCTCAAGCCCTGGACGCACTTCTGGCTCGCGGTGCCGCTGCCGCTGGCCGCACTGATGGGGGCCTTCGGCATCATCGCGGCCAACTCCTGGATGAACACCCCCCAGGGCTTCAGCCTCGACTCCCAGGGCAAGCCGATCCACGTCGACGTGCGGCAGGCGATCTTCACACCGATGTTCGGCCCGGAGTACTGGCACTTCGTCGTCGCGATGCTCCTGACCGCCGGTTACGTGGTCGCCGGTGTGTACGCGGTCGGCTGGCTGCGCGGGCGCCGAGACCGCTACCACCGGCTCGGATTCACGCTGCCGTTCACGGTGGCCGCGATCCTCACACCGGTCCAGTTCATGCTCGGCGACTCCGCCGCCCGCGCCGTCTTCCACAAGCAGCCGATCAAGTTCGCCGCCACGGAGATCGTCTGGAAGACCGACACCCACGTACCCGAGTACATGTTCGGACGGCTGAACAGCGACGGGACGATCTCCGGCGGACTCAAGATCCCCCAGCTGGACTCGATCCTCGCCGGCTTCAAGCCCAGCACCCAGGTGACCGGGCTGACGTCGGTGCCGGCCTCCGACCGCCCCACCGCCGTCCAGGCCACCATCGCCCACTGGGCCTTCGACATCATGGTCACCATCGGCAGCCTGCTGATCCTGCTCGCGCTCTGGTACGCCTGGTCCTGGTGGCGGCATCGGGACAACCCCGGCAGCCGCTGGTTCTACCGCTGCGCCGCGCTCGCGGGCCTCGCCTGCCTGGTCACCGTCGAGTGTGGGTGGATCACCACGGAGGTCGGCCGCCAGCCCTGGATCGTCTACCAGCACATGAGGGTCTCGGAGGCGGTGACCAGCACGCGCGCCGGATCGTTGTGGGCGATGCTCGGCATCGTCGTGGTCGTGTACGTGGCCGTCATCGGCGCGTTCCTCGCGGTCGTTCTGAAGATGCGCACCCGCTGGCGCATCGCCGACGAGGGCTCGGCCGCCGCCCGCGCCGAACTGTCGCCGGAGACCGACACCCCCTACGGACCCAGAAGCGAGCCCGAGCCCACAGCCTCCGGGGCGGCGCCTGGTGGCACGTCCGGCCGCACCTTTGGCGGTGAGTCGTGA